From a region of the uncultured Desulfatiglans sp. genome:
- a CDS encoding hypothetical protein (Evidence 5 : Unknown function): MGWDCHPPHFHPSAVLGALLKNVSATGQNNKKPHSMDHCNAIDPQRPIGPPMIRHGLKRWSPCLQPPGFRPRLEGPSGRFPGKRPARPCTQDRISIPVASS; encoded by the coding sequence ATGGGATGGGATTGCCACCCACCCCACTTTCATCCTTCCGCGGTCCTCGGGGCCCTTCTCAAGAACGTTTCGGCAACGGGCCAGAACAATAAGAAGCCCCATTCAATGGACCACTGCAACGCCATCGATCCGCAACGCCCGATAGGACCCCCGATGATTCGGCACGGCCTGAAGCGCTGGTCACCATGCCTTCAACCACCCGGATTCAGACCCCGCCTCGAAGGCCCTTCCGGGCGCTTCCCTGGAAAGCGCCCTGCGCGCCCTTGCACCCAGGACCGGATCAGTATTCCGGTGGCATCTTCTTGA
- a CDS encoding hypothetical protein (Evidence 5 : Unknown function): MSDENPIVSLIGKESFQWLSGYFNQETLLAEVPDEILKAVAVIDVSTRDFGADRNAVTAIALVTFAYRLAGRRQQAHLGPRDLLLVKVLAKEELKRRDGRSAFLRVPEELPLFEIVTGEVGDRIRSMATINSPFCRGA, from the coding sequence ATGTCCGACGAAAACCCTATCGTCTCTCTCATCGGAAAAGAATCCTTTCAGTGGCTTTCCGGATACTTCAATCAGGAGACCCTCCTCGCGGAGGTGCCCGATGAAATTCTGAAGGCCGTGGCCGTGATCGATGTCTCCACCCGCGATTTCGGGGCGGATCGAAACGCCGTGACCGCCATTGCGCTTGTCACGTTTGCCTACCGTTTGGCTGGGCGCCGGCAGCAGGCGCATCTCGGGCCGAGAGACCTTCTGCTCGTCAAGGTCCTGGCGAAAGAGGAACTGAAGCGCAGAGACGGTCGAAGCGCTTTCCTTCGAGTACCGGAAGAGTTGCCACTGTTCGAGATTGTAACAGGCGAGGTGGGGGACCGCATCCGTTCGATGGCGACGATCAACAGCCCTTTCTGCCGGGGTGCATAG
- a CDS encoding conserved membrane hypothetical protein (Evidence 4 : Unknown function but conserved in other organisms): MKRFDMREIGGKMRVRYYALLGPLESVLTRLNIHPDVLTFAGLILSAVAGLLVGGGSFFWGAWVIVLAGVLDTLDGSLARSTGRASKFGAFFDSTLDRYGEAFILIGFAWFFVGGSAAGSGVDAPDGSTVAPWTILWILLAMVGSFMVSYTRARAEGLGLECKEGWFQRPQRMVLLVIGGLLGALPVAGPYILKCILFLLACLSNVTAAQRILLVRKALSSKESLVP, from the coding sequence GTGAAAAGATTCGACATGAGGGAAATCGGCGGCAAGATGCGTGTCCGCTACTATGCCCTTCTAGGCCCGCTCGAGTCGGTATTGACCAGGTTGAACATCCATCCGGATGTGCTGACCTTTGCGGGGCTGATTCTGAGTGCCGTTGCCGGGCTTCTGGTCGGGGGAGGATCTTTTTTCTGGGGCGCCTGGGTCATTGTCCTGGCCGGGGTGTTGGACACGCTCGATGGTAGCCTTGCCAGAAGCACGGGGCGGGCCTCGAAGTTCGGGGCCTTTTTCGACAGCACGCTCGACCGCTATGGCGAAGCTTTTATCCTGATTGGATTTGCTTGGTTTTTCGTGGGCGGGAGTGCTGCAGGTTCGGGGGTTGATGCACCGGACGGTTCAACCGTTGCTCCCTGGACGATCCTATGGATCCTGCTGGCAATGGTGGGGTCTTTTATGGTAAGCTATACCCGCGCTAGGGCCGAAGGGCTTGGATTGGAGTGCAAAGAGGGATGGTTCCAACGGCCTCAGCGTATGGTTTTGCTGGTGATCGGAGGGCTTTTGGGGGCGTTGCCGGTCGCCGGACCTTATATTCTCAAGTGCATCCTTTTTCTCCTCGCCTGTCTGTCGAATGTGACGGCTGCCCAGCGAATCCTGCTGGTGCGGAAGGCCCTCTCCTCGAAAGAGTCTCTGGTTCCATGA